The nucleotide window AACTGAGCTTCACGGGGAAATACAAGCACACCTGCGGGAACGTTAGTTTTTTGATGAACCTGAGTTCCGCTCCATAAAGCCGCTGCATCTTCTTTATACATTCTCGCAGAGGAACCTATGGTTTGCGTTACCCAGTAAATCATAATATTGGTAAGCATTTCGTCTTTTCCGCCAAATGCAGTTTCGATGAGTTCCGGAGGAGCGCCGGCGTTCACAAAACTTATGATCCAGCCTGCAAGTCCTGCGGGAGAGTCATTCAGACCGTACGCAAGCGTCTGAGGTTTGGTAGACTGTACCATGGCATAAGCACCTTCACTATACCACCAGTGCTGGACAAACTGTGCAAATTTCTTTTCTTCTTCACTCATTGTTGCCGGATCCTCCTGACCGGTTGGATAACCTACATCAGTAAGATGGACAGCTTCTATGATTTCAGGATATTTTGAAGTCAGTGATTTTACAACTCCCATGCCTATATCTCCTCCGGCAGCACAGAATTTTTTATATCCAAGTACTTCAGTCATCAGTTTCTTCCACAGATCTGCGACCTTTTCACTGCTGACTGCTGTTTTATCAGAAAATCCAAATCCCGGCAGGGAAGGAATAACTAAATCAAAGCTTTGCTCACCCTCTGTAAGCAATGGAATGATCTTATGGAAACGGTAGTAACTATCCGGCCAGCCATGCGTAAGGATTAAAGGCTTGGGATTGGGACCTTTTCCCCTGATGTATTGAAAATGAATCAGAATTCCGTCTATACGTGTTGTATACTGAGGATGTTGATTCAACTGCAGTTCATTTATCCGCCAGTCATAATCATTGATCCAGTATTGAATAAGTTCTTTCAGATAGGTTTCGTTGGTTCCGTAATGCCAGCCGGCATCTTCAGGCTCGTCAGGCCATCGCGTATTTTGTAAACGGGCTTTCATGTCGGTTATTACCGATTCAGGAATGTTAACAGTAAATGGTTCCATATAATTATATTTTTATTTGGTGTAGGTGGAATGTATTGATAGTAAGATTGTTATCAAAGTTAAATACTTTATGTTTTATAAAGTGTTGTCAAAATCATAAATTTTTTGATTTTTTAATGCTGGAAAAAATGTAACTTTAATTCATTAAAATCTCGTAATACATATTACTCTTGTTCAGGTGGTATTTTTTAACCTGAAAATCTTAGGTTCAATCTTCTGAACCCATACTTATATTATATCATAACCAAAGCAAAAGGCTATAAGTCATTTGTTGTTTTAATGACCATCAGCATTGAACAGGCTGTTGATTATTGATGTTTAATATTAAATACAATCATTATGAATACCTATAAAATTGCCGTTATCGGCGGAACAGGAAAATCCGGACAATATCTGGTAAAACACCTTCTTGAAAAAGGACATTCTCTTAAGCTTTTACTGAGACATCCTGAAAACTTTACCCTTCAGAATCCTTTAATTGAAACGGTAAAAGGAGATGCGAGGGATGAAGCAGCGATCCATAAACTGATTATGGGAACTGATCTTGTCATGAGTACTTTAGGACAGCCAAAAGGGGAGAAATCTATCTTCAGTGATGCTGCCGGAAATATTATTAAAGCAATGGACTCGCATGGAATAAGCCGGTATATTGTCACTACCGGATTGAGCGTAAATACATTATCCGATCAAAAAAATGAAAGAGTAAAAATGGCTACAGAATGGATGTATCAAAATTACCCTGAAACAACCGCAGACAAACAAAAAGAGTATGAACTCCTTCTGGAAAGTAACCTCGACTGGACTTTGGTCAGGTTACCATTAATCAATCTTACAGATGAAAATTTTACAACTGAAGCAAATCTGACAGATTGTAAGGGTGAGAATATCAGTGCTGCGGATCTTGCTGAGTTTTTGGGTTCTCAGATTGAAAATTCAGATTATATACGGAAGCGCCCGTTTTTATATAATAAAGTTTAAACAATCTCAATCTGAAAATTAAAGAATACTAAAAAATAAGCTGTCACAAAATCGTGACAGCTTATTAAATAAGATCTTTATTTCTTACGTCCGTACATCAGGATACGCTTAAAGGCATAAATGGCCGGATATTTTGTAAATCTTTTTGCGATACGGGATTTAAATTCGGTGATGAAACTCTCTTTCTGTTCTCCGTCCAGACGTTCAAGGTAAGGCAATAATGCAGTTCCTGAGATAAAGTCATATAAAGCTTCGTGATTATCTGCAATAATAGGATAAACCTTCTGGAAGATTTCTATATCATGGATTCCGTTGTCAAATAATATCTGTGCATAATCATCCATGGAAAGTACCGGGGAATCCCGTTTGAAATGATTCAGATAAGATACGTAAGGTTCTTCATCTGTCATTTGCGCCAGGATCTGGTTCAGTATATTTTCATTCTGAACAGGCATCTGGATGGCTAGCTGACCTTCTGGTGCTAGCAATCCGATGATTTTAGGAAATAAAGTTTCATGATCATCCACCCACTGCAAAGCGGCATTACTGAAAACGAGATCCCACCTCTGGCCAGATTGTGCTGCTTCTTCAATGGTCAGGAGCTTAAAATGCAGATTTTCACTTTCGTACTTCTTCGATTTTTCAAGCATTTCTGCTGATGAATCAATTCCTAAAAATACAGAACCTGTCAGTTTTTCTGTCAGAATAGAAGTTTGTTCTCCGGTACCACAGCCTAAGTCAATCGCTTTAATATTGTTTTCAGGCTTGATTAATGCGGCTAAATCGTAAAAAGGTTTGTAACGTACATCTTTGTACTGGTCGTATAGTTCGGGATTCCAGGGCATAAAAATAATTTTGTAATGGTTAATAAAGATAAAGAATCTGAATAAAAAATCGGCTGTTTCAAAAACAGCCGATTGTATTTATTGTTCAAGTTTTTCTTTGATATATTTTGCAGTGTAGGATTTTTTGTTTTTAGTAAGATCCTCAGGGGTTCCTGCGAAAACAACTTCTCCACCATGCTTTCCTGCTTCAGGGCCGATGTCAATAATATAGTCGGCACATTTAATGATATCAGGTTGATGCTCAATAACAATCACCGAGTGTCCAAGATCGATCAGTGCCTGTAATGATTTCAATAACTTTTGAATATCATGGAAATGAAGACCCGTAGAAGGCTCATCAAAGATGAATAACGTTTTGTCTGTTGTTACTCCTTTTACAAGGAACGAAGCCAGCTTCACACGCTGAGCCTCACCTCCGGAAAGGGTAGAAGAGCTTTGTCCCAATTGAAGATAACCTAAACCTACTTCCTGAAGAGGTTTCAGCTTCGTTACGATTTTTTCTTCATTGTTATCTTTAAAGAATTCCAACGCCTCATCTACGGTCATGTGAAGAATGTCTGAGATATTTTTCTCATCAAACTTCACTTCAAGAATCTCATTTTTGAATCGTGTTCCCTTACAAACCTCACATTCAAGTTCGATATCTGCCATAAACTGCATGGAAACGTTGATCACGCCTTCTCCTTTACATTCATCACATCTTCCGCCGTCTACGTTGAAAGAGAAATGTTTAGGTTTGTAACCCATCATTTTGGCTACTTTCTGTTTAGCAAAAAGGTCTCTGATATCATCGTAAGCTTTCAGATAAGTTACCGGGTTTGAACGGGATGATTTTCCAATCGGGTTCTGATCGATCAATTCGATGTTTTTAATCAGCTTTTTCGGGAATTCTACAGAATCGTAGTCTCCTTTTTTACCACCCATTCCAAGCTGAATCTGAATATCATTGGTAAGAATCTCTTTCATCAAAGTAGATTTTCCGCTTCCTGAAACTCCCGAGATTACAACAAGATTTTCCAAAGGAACATCTACATCAATATTTTTAAGGTTATTCTGACGGGCCCCTTTAATGTGAATCCATTCTTTTGCTTTTCTGCGTTTTTGTGGGACTTCAATTTCCAGTCTTCCTGTAAGGTATTCTGAAGTAAGGGTGTTGGCTTTTTTCAGGTCTTTATAATCTCCGGAAAATACCAGCTCTCCACCAAGATAACCAGCCTCCGGACCGATATCAATAATGTAATCTGCAGCCCTCATCACATCTTCATCATGTTCTACTACAATAACAGTATTTCCAAGGTCACGAAGATTTTTCAATACTTCGATGAGGTTTTCAGTGTCTTTGGAATGCAGTCCGATAGAAGGTTCATCCAGAATATAAATAGAACCAACCAAAGAACTTCCTAAGCTTGTTGCAAGGTTGATTCTCTGACTTTCTCCTCCTGAAAGCGTATTGGAAGTCCTGTTTAAGGTCAAATACCCTAATCCTACCTTTAATAAAAATTCCAGGCGGGTTGTAATTTCATACAATAACCGTTTTGCAACCTCTTTATCATGTTCTGAAAGCTTGAGTCCATTGATCAGCGGAGCGAGTTCATCCAGAGGAAGTTCGATCATCGACTGGATATTATGTCCGTCTACTTTTACCCAACTTGTTTCTTCACGAAGTCTTAATCCTTCACATGTTGGGCAAAGGGTTTTTCCTCTGTAGCGGGAAAGCATTACTCTGTACTGGATTTTATAGAGATTCTCTTCAAGCATTTTGAAGAAATTATTGATGCATGGGAAATTACTCCTGCCATCACCTTTCCATAGGAAGTTTTTCTGTTCTTTTGTTAACTGGTGATAAGGTTTGTGAATAGGGAAGTCGCCCGCTTTTTTGATGAAATCCTTTTTCCATTCACTCATCGTTTCTCCTCTCCAGCATACCACCGCATCTTCGTAGATGGATAGTGTTTTGTTGGGAACAACAAGATCTTCATCAATTCCAATGACCTTACCATATCCCTCACATGCCGGACAGGCTCCGTAAGGATTGTTAAAGCTGAAAAAGTGGACATTGGGTTCAAGGAATTCCATTCCGTCCAGCTCGAACTTATTGGAAAACTCTTTCACCTTTCCGGTATCTGTGTTCTTCAATGCACAATAGCCGCGCCCTTCATAAAATGCCATCTGAATGGAATCTGCGAGCCTTTGTAAAAAGCTTTCATCTTCTTCATATGAGAAACGGTCAATCACAAGATTAATGGTCATGCCTTTTTCCGGGGTAAAACCAAAACTTTCCAGATCTTCAATACCTGCTACATTTCCATTGATTTCAAGTCTTGTGAAACCAGCCAGTTTTAAAACATTTAAAGTCTCCTTAAAATTGTCGGTATCATATTCCAGTGGCGCTGTCAATAGAAAAGAACTGTCTTTTTTGGATGCTTTAATAAAATCTACCACATCCGAAACGGAATCTTTTTTTACTTCTTCTCCGGAAACGGGAGAAAAAGTTTTTCCGATCCTTGCAAATAAAAGCTTCATATAATCATAGATCTCTGTAGATGTTCCTACAGTAGAACGAGGATTGGACGATATTACTTTCTGCTGAATTGCAATAGATGGTGCCAGCCCTTTGATGTCGTCTACTTTTGGTTTTTCTAATTTTCCCAAAAACTGACGGGCATAAGAACTTAAACTTTCAACATATCTTCTCTGTCCTTCTGCATAAATGGTATCAAAAGCCAAAGATGATTTACCGCTTCCTGAAACCCCGGTAATAACGATCAGTTTGTTTTTCGGGATCAGGACGTCTATATGTTTCAGATTGTTAAGATGTGCATTCTTAACGAAGATCTGTTTTTTTATGTCTATTTCTGTTGTGTTAGCCATATTTTGTTTATTCTAAAGTATCTGTACAGCAATAAGGCTGTCAGAATAATGGTGTATTGCCTCAGCATATACCGGGGCTGTCATCAATTGAAACATTGAATATATTCCTGAATTCGTCTGTCGTTTCACAGCAGCATTTTGTTAAGATTGCTGTTTCAATATCCAGTTGAAAAAGAATGTTTTCATCGTAAAATTAAGACCAACAAAATTACGAAATTTTAGCGAAAATCTGATGTATATCTTATTGTTAAAAATTGTTATAATGAATGTTAAATTAGAGTACTAAAACCGAAATATTATTTTCAATAAACAACAAGAAAAAGTATGTTTTGTGGACTTGCTTCTATTTTCCTGTTTAAATTAAGGTATTTTACTTAATTTTTTTTAATACGTTGTATTTTTTTTGTTTAACTATTGTTTTATATTATAAAATTATTTAAAATTGTACCCGTAAATATGTAATATAGAAATGAGAAAATTATTCAGAGATCTAGTTACACATTTAATGAGAAAAAGATAGAAATTACTCCCTCACACAGATGCAGCATGATGTTGCATCTTTTTTTATGACAACTATCATTTGCCTGTCTTGGTGAACTCCCTTACTTTTGGACCTGTTAAAAAACTACGGAAACGATTATGATCAAAAAGATAGGAAGTGCTTTTTTTCTGGGATCTTTACTTTGGGTGAATGCACAGGAAAAGACAACAGATATTGAAAGCATTGAATTTCAGGGAAAATTCATCTCTACACCTTATAAAAGCGCCAACCAGAACATTAGTGTTATCACCAGAGAAGATATCGTAAATTCTCCTGCCAAAAGTATTGATGAAATTCTTCAGCAGGTGCCGGGAATGGATATCAGGAGGAGAGGAGCCAATGGTGTGCAGAGTGATATCGGTTTCCGTGGAAGCTCTTTTGAACAGGTTCTTCTGTTGTTAAATGGGATCAGGATGAATGATTCCCAGACCGGCCATAATAATATGAATATTCCGGTAGACCTGGATGATGTAGAGAAAATAGAAGTGATAAAAGGCCCGGCAGCAAGACGTTTCGGGCAGAATGCTTATGCCGGAGTTATTAACATCATTACGAAAACTACTCCGGGAAAAAAAGTGAAGATCAGTGCAGAAGGAGGAGATTACGGTTCGTATGGTCTTGGATTTAATGCGCAGGTGGGAAATGAGAAGTTTACCAATGCTATTCAGGCCAATTCTGCTTCTTCAGAAGGCTATATGTTCAATACGGATTACGAAATCAGGAATGTATTTTACCAGGGAAAGTTGAATATTAAAAACGGAGATGTAAGAATACAGGCCGGTTTTTCAGAAAAGAAATTCGGAGCCAATGGTTTTTATGCTTCGAGTAGTGCTACAAAACAGTATGAGGAAACACAGGCTTCTATTGTAAGTGTGGCCCACCAGCAGACTTTCGGAAAGCTTAAACTTAATTCAAATGTGTATTGGAGAAGAGGGCAGGATATGTATCTTTACAACAGATGGGATCCTGACTTTTACAGAAATATGCATATCGGAAATAACGTAGGTGGAGAAGTGAATTCCAGCTACCAATGGGGACTGGGAACAACCGGAGTTGGAGTTGAGCTTAGAAAAGAGTTTCTGGCGAGCAGTAATTTAGGAGACAGAAACCGTTTTGTTTCCCAGGTTTTCTTTGAACATCATTTTTCATTACTTGACAAAAAACTGAATATCAGTCCGGGGATTTCGTGGGCCAATTACTCCAAGGAAGGTAATTTCTTCTATCCGGGGCTTGATGTAGGATATAACTTTAATGCCAATAATAAAATCTACGGAAATATTGCGAAAGTACATCGTATACCAACCTTTACCGAACTGTATTATGTCAGCAGAACAGAACAGGGAAACCCTGATTTGCAGCCTGAAAATGCAGTTTCGTCTGAGGTAGGATATCAATATCAGAACAACAGGATTTTAGCTAAAATCAGTGGATTTCTAAGAAATTCCAGCAATTCTATTGACTGGGTGAAAAATGACATCAGTGATAAAGTATGGTTTGCCCAGAATGTAGGAGATAT belongs to Chryseobacterium gleum and includes:
- a CDS encoding epoxide hydrolase family protein, which gives rise to MEPFTVNIPESVITDMKARLQNTRWPDEPEDAGWHYGTNETYLKELIQYWINDYDWRINELQLNQHPQYTTRIDGILIHFQYIRGKGPNPKPLILTHGWPDSYYRFHKIIPLLTEGEQSFDLVIPSLPGFGFSDKTAVSSEKVADLWKKLMTEVLGYKKFCAAGGDIGMGVVKSLTSKYPEIIEAVHLTDVGYPTGQEDPATMSEEEKKFAQFVQHWWYSEGAYAMVQSTKPQTLAYGLNDSPAGLAGWIISFVNAGAPPELIETAFGGKDEMLTNIMIYWVTQTIGSSARMYKEDAAALWSGTQVHQKTNVPAGVLVFPREAQFPKEWAERFVNVTSFKKMDEGGHFAALELPHIFADELRSFFYSVT
- a CDS encoding NAD(P)-dependent oxidoreductase, which translates into the protein MNTYKIAVIGGTGKSGQYLVKHLLEKGHSLKLLLRHPENFTLQNPLIETVKGDARDEAAIHKLIMGTDLVMSTLGQPKGEKSIFSDAAGNIIKAMDSHGISRYIVTTGLSVNTLSDQKNERVKMATEWMYQNYPETTADKQKEYELLLESNLDWTLVRLPLINLTDENFTTEANLTDCKGENISAADLAEFLGSQIENSDYIRKRPFLYNKV
- a CDS encoding methyltransferase domain-containing protein, with amino-acid sequence MPWNPELYDQYKDVRYKPFYDLAALIKPENNIKAIDLGCGTGEQTSILTEKLTGSVFLGIDSSAEMLEKSKKYESENLHFKLLTIEEAAQSGQRWDLVFSNAALQWVDDHETLFPKIIGLLAPEGQLAIQMPVQNENILNQILAQMTDEEPYVSYLNHFKRDSPVLSMDDYAQILFDNGIHDIEIFQKVYPIIADNHEALYDFISGTALLPYLERLDGEQKESFITEFKSRIAKRFTKYPAIYAFKRILMYGRKK
- the uvrA gene encoding excinuclease ABC subunit UvrA, encoding MANTTEIDIKKQIFVKNAHLNNLKHIDVLIPKNKLIVITGVSGSGKSSLAFDTIYAEGQRRYVESLSSYARQFLGKLEKPKVDDIKGLAPSIAIQQKVISSNPRSTVGTSTEIYDYMKLLFARIGKTFSPVSGEEVKKDSVSDVVDFIKASKKDSSFLLTAPLEYDTDNFKETLNVLKLAGFTRLEINGNVAGIEDLESFGFTPEKGMTINLVIDRFSYEEDESFLQRLADSIQMAFYEGRGYCALKNTDTGKVKEFSNKFELDGMEFLEPNVHFFSFNNPYGACPACEGYGKVIGIDEDLVVPNKTLSIYEDAVVCWRGETMSEWKKDFIKKAGDFPIHKPYHQLTKEQKNFLWKGDGRSNFPCINNFFKMLEENLYKIQYRVMLSRYRGKTLCPTCEGLRLREETSWVKVDGHNIQSMIELPLDELAPLINGLKLSEHDKEVAKRLLYEITTRLEFLLKVGLGYLTLNRTSNTLSGGESQRINLATSLGSSLVGSIYILDEPSIGLHSKDTENLIEVLKNLRDLGNTVIVVEHDEDVMRAADYIIDIGPEAGYLGGELVFSGDYKDLKKANTLTSEYLTGRLEIEVPQKRRKAKEWIHIKGARQNNLKNIDVDVPLENLVVISGVSGSGKSTLMKEILTNDIQIQLGMGGKKGDYDSVEFPKKLIKNIELIDQNPIGKSSRSNPVTYLKAYDDIRDLFAKQKVAKMMGYKPKHFSFNVDGGRCDECKGEGVINVSMQFMADIELECEVCKGTRFKNEILEVKFDEKNISDILHMTVDEALEFFKDNNEEKIVTKLKPLQEVGLGYLQLGQSSSTLSGGEAQRVKLASFLVKGVTTDKTLFIFDEPSTGLHFHDIQKLLKSLQALIDLGHSVIVIEHQPDIIKCADYIIDIGPEAGKHGGEVVFAGTPEDLTKNKKSYTAKYIKEKLEQ
- a CDS encoding TonB-dependent receptor plug domain-containing protein; translation: MIKKIGSAFFLGSLLWVNAQEKTTDIESIEFQGKFISTPYKSANQNISVITREDIVNSPAKSIDEILQQVPGMDIRRRGANGVQSDIGFRGSSFEQVLLLLNGIRMNDSQTGHNNMNIPVDLDDVEKIEVIKGPAARRFGQNAYAGVINIITKTTPGKKVKISAEGGDYGSYGLGFNAQVGNEKFTNAIQANSASSEGYMFNTDYEIRNVFYQGKLNIKNGDVRIQAGFSEKKFGANGFYASSSATKQYEETQASIVSVAHQQTFGKLKLNSNVYWRRGQDMYLYNRWDPDFYRNMHIGNNVGGEVNSSYQWGLGTTGVGVELRKEFLASSNLGDRNRFVSQVFFEHHFSLLDKKLNISPGISWANYSKEGNFFYPGLDVGYNFNANNKIYGNIAKVHRIPTFTELYYVSRTEQGNPDLQPENAVSSEVGYQYQNNRILAKISGFLRNSSNSIDWVKNDISDKVWFAQNVGDIKTKGIEAEWSHRPVDWLKYTVGYTYIDSKYEEKEGLVSRYILDNLKHQFISKLEVRFLKNFTNELVYRYNERVNLGTYNLVDEKLSFSGKDYSVYVLVNNLTNTNYTEAFGVAMPQRWFHIGFSYTINIK